A region of Amyelois transitella isolate CPQ chromosome 19, ilAmyTran1.1, whole genome shotgun sequence DNA encodes the following proteins:
- the LOC106132636 gene encoding uncharacterized protein LOC106132636 codes for MNTLIVFGLLVTMAVAYGATLPSALQPQIQAQIADAPDQVVEELEPQESRGYGHHGGGGWGHGGGGWGHHGGGWGHGGRGGYGHHG; via the exons ATGAACACT cttaTTGTATTCGGCCTGTTGGTCACCATGGCCGTTGCATACGGTGCCACCCTTCCATCAGCTCTGCAACCCCAAATCCAAGCACAAATAGCAGACGCCCCCGATCAGGTGGTCGAAGAATTGGAACCCCAAGAGTCCAGAGGTTACGGACACCATGGCGGCGGCGGTTGGGGACATGGCGGGGGCGGTTGGGGACACCACGGCGGTGGCTGGGGACATGGCGGCAGGGGCGGCTACGGTCATCATGGATAA
- the LOC106132553 gene encoding keratin-associated protein 19-2 isoform X1 yields the protein MLMFSWLLSLCLLVCALVIAAAAPGGWGYGGSLGYGAGYGGYGRGWGGYGGYYGGSGWGGYGGYGGYGGYGRGWGGYGW from the coding sequence CTTCTGAGCTTGTGCCTGCTCGTATGCGCTCTGGTTATTGCCGCAGCCGCCCCTGGAGGGTGGGGATACGGCGGTAGTCTCGGCTACGGCGCAGGCTACGGCGGGTACGGCCGCGGGTGGGGCGGCTACGGAGGTTACTATGGCGGTAGCGGCTGGGGCGGTTATGGAGGTTACGGAGGCTACGGTGGCTACGGGAGGGGATGGGGAGGATACGGCTGGTAA
- the LOC106132553 gene encoding keratin-associated protein 19-2 isoform X2, with translation MKTLLSLCLLVCALVIAAAAPGGWGYGGSLGYGAGYGGYGRGWGGYGGYYGGSGWGGYGGYGGYGGYGRGWGGYGW, from the coding sequence CTTCTGAGCTTGTGCCTGCTCGTATGCGCTCTGGTTATTGCCGCAGCCGCCCCTGGAGGGTGGGGATACGGCGGTAGTCTCGGCTACGGCGCAGGCTACGGCGGGTACGGCCGCGGGTGGGGCGGCTACGGAGGTTACTATGGCGGTAGCGGCTGGGGCGGTTATGGAGGTTACGGAGGCTACGGTGGCTACGGGAGGGGATGGGGAGGATACGGCTGGTAA